In a genomic window of Gossypium arboreum isolate Shixiya-1 chromosome 7, ASM2569848v2, whole genome shotgun sequence:
- the LOC108466866 gene encoding ras-related protein RABB1b-like codes for MSYDYLFKYIIIGDTGVGKSCLLLQFTDKRFQPVHDLTIGVEFGARMVTVDGRPIKLQIWDTAGQESFRSITRSYYRGAAGALLVYDITRRETFNHLASWLEDARQHANPNMAVTVIGNKCDLSQRRAVSKEEGEQFAKDYGLSFLETSARTSQNAEEAFIMTAAKILQNIQEGIFDPSNESCGIKIGYGRGQGTLGTSGTVGQTGGCCG; via the exons ATGTCTTACGACTATCTTTTCAAGTACATTATCATCGGTGACACTG GCGTGGGAAAATCATGTTTGCTCTTGCAGTTTACAGATAAAAGATTCCAACCGGTTCATGATCTAACCATCGGTGTTGAATTCGGTGCTCGGATGGTCACCGTTGATGGCAGACCCATCAAACTTCAAATTTGGGATACT GCTGGACAAGAATCCTTCAGATCCATCACCAGATCTTACTACAGAGGAGCAGCAGGAGCTCTTCTTGTCTATGATATAACCAG GAGAGAGACATTTAATCATCTAGCTAGCTGGTTGGAGGATGCTCGACAGCATGCGAATCCAAACATGGCGGTCACGGTCATTGGAAACAAATGTGATCTTTCTCAACGGAGGGCTGTTAGCAAAGAAGAGGGTGAACAGTTTGCAAAGGATTATGGACTTTCATTCTTGGAAACTTCTGCAAGGACATCTCAAAATGCTGAAGAG GCATTCATAATGACTGCTGCAAAGATTCTTCAGAACATTCAAGAAGGAATCTTTGATCCATCCAATGAG TCATGCGGCATCAAGATCGGCTACGGACGTGGACAAGGTACATTGGGTACAAGTGGAACCGTTGGTCAGACAGGCGGCTGTTGCGGTTAG
- the LOC108484577 gene encoding E3 ubiquitin-protein ligase RGLG2-like: protein MGSTNSKEGSWRQSSSNRSNSLSSWDSYFFYPQSSYDPESPKYSYASPQYYPHLQHEPPYYPHTRDHGNDKTMLQRRYSSIADSYNSLDQVTEALANAGLESSNLIVGIDFTKSNMWTGKRSFNGKSLHHIGNDLNPYEQAISIIGKTLSVFDEDNLIPCFGFGDASTHDQDVFSFYPDNRFCNGFEEVLSRYRELVPHLRLAGPTSFAPIIEMAMTIVEQSCGQYHVLVIIADGQVTKSTDTGRDRLSPQEQKTIDVIVQASKLPLSIILVGVGDGPWDMMKEFDDNIPARAFDNFRFVNFTEIMSKNTTPSRKETEFALTALMEIPSQYKATIELNILGNRTGNVPHRVPLPPRTYDAPYFNSSKPSCRTGFQPSVPPCPENTSHISPTPSAPISIYDSQLCPICLDNSKDMAFGCGHQTCEECSKDLETCPICRSPIGTKLKLYL, encoded by the exons ATGGGAAGTACTAATTCGAAAGAGGGAAGTTGGAGACAGAGTTCGTCGAATCGTTCTAATTCATTATCGTCATGGGATTCGTATTTTTTCTATCCTCAGTCTTCATATGATCCAGAAAGCCCCAAGTACAGCTACGCTTCTCCGCAATATTATCCGCATTTGCAACACGAGCCGCCATATTATCCGCATACACGAGACCATGGAAATGATAAAACGATGTTGCAGAGGAGGTATTCTAGTATTGCAGATAGCTACAACTCCTTAGATCAG GTAACGGAGGCTCTTGCGAATGCTGGACTCGAATCATCGAATCTCATTGTCGGTATCGATTTCACGAAGAGCAATATGTGGACAG GTAAAAGATCATTCAATGGCAAAAGTTTACACCATATCGGAAATGACTTGAATCCATATGAACAGGCAATATCGATCATTGGGAAAACCTTATCTGTCTTTGATGAAGATAATTTGATTCCTTGTTTCGGATTCGGTGATG CATCAACACATGATCAAGATGTCTTCAGTTTTTACCCGGATAACCGATTTTGTAACGGATTCGAGGAAGTCTTAAGCCGATATAGAGAACTCGTGCCTCATCTACGTCTTGCAG GACCTACGTCGTTCGCTCCTATCATCGAAATGGCAATGACCATTGTCGAGCAGAGCTGTGGCCAGTACCATGTGTTAGTGATAATCGCCGATGGGCAGGTAACTAAAAGTACCGATACTGGACGGGATCGGCTAAGTCCGCAAGAGCAGAAAACTATTGATGTCATAGTACAAGCAAG CAAGCTTCCATTATCGATTATATTGGTCGGTGTCGGAGATGGACCGTGGGACATGATGAAAGAGTTCGACGACAACATTCCAGCTCGAGCTTTTGATAATTTCCGG TTCGTGAATTTCACGGAAATTATGTCGAAGAATACAACTCCATCGCGCAAGGAAACGGAATTTGCACTAACTGCCTTAATGGAGATTCCATCACAGTACAAAGCTACCATTGAGCTTAACATTTTGGG CAATCGGACAGGAAATGTACCGCATAGAGTTCCCCTACCTCCGCGTACTTACGATGCCCCATATTTCAACAGCTCGAAACCGTCTTGCCGTACCGGTTTCCAACCAAGCGTCCCACCCTGTCCAGAAAATACGAGTCATATCAGCCCAACACCCTCAGCTCCAATTTCCATTTACGATAGCCAG CTTTGTCCCATTTGTCTTGATAACTCGAAAGACATGGCATTTGGTTGCGGCCATCAGACATGTGAAGAATGTTCGAAAGATCTTGAGACATGTCCGATATGCCGGAGTCCGATCGGAACGAAATTGAAGCTATACTTGTGA
- the LOC108481519 gene encoding SAGA-associated factor 29 homolog A-like, which yields MSSPDIASIMDNSRELDRLRKDQEEVLVEINKLHKKLQATPEVVEKPGDSSLSRLKSLYIQAKDLSEREVVISNSLVSKLDTFLPSGAPGQQRRKMDGSDQKRRRMKSDSDISRLSPSMRSHIEACLSLKDEQVAARVTSDAEKDEWFVVKVINFDEKTKEFEVLDEEPGDDEEGGVQKKYKLPASCIIPFPKRNDPSGTQEFPAGRNVLAVYPGTTALYKATVISTPRKRKSDEYLLEFDDDEEDGALPQRTVPFHKVVPLPDGHRQ from the exons ATGTCGTCGCCGGACATTGCTTCAATCATGGACAACTCAAGGGAACTCGATCGATTAAGGAAAGATCAAGAAGAGGTGCTTGTTGAAATCAATAAGCTTCATAAAAAGCTTCAAGCCA CTCCTGAGGTAGTTGAGAAACCCGGTGATTCTTCATTGTCAAGGCTAAAAAGTTTGTATATTCAAGCTAAAGATCTTTCAGAGCGAGAAGTAGT GATTTCCAATTCCTTAGTAAGTAAACTTGACACTTTCCTGCCATCCGGAGCACCAGGACAACAGCGAAGAAAAATGG ATGGTAGTGACCAGAAAAGGAGAAGAATGAAATCTGATTCAGATATCTCTCGCCTTTCTCCTTCTATGCGGAGTCATATTGAGGCTTGTCTTAGTCTCAAAGACGAACAG GTAGCTGCGAGAGTCACCTCAGACGCCGAGAAGGATGAGTGGTTTGTCGTAAAAGTGATCAATTTTGATGAGAAAACAAAAGA ATTCGAAGTACTCGATGAGGAACCAGGTGATGATGAAGAGGGCGGTGTCCAAAA GAAGTACAAGCTGCCTGCATCTTGCATCATACCATTCCCGAAACGAAATGATCCTTCCGGTACTCAAGAATTCCCTGCAGGGAGAAATGTTTTGGCTGTTTATCCGGGAACAACTGCACTCTATAAAGCAACTGTCATTAGTACACCTCGAAAG AGGAAATCCGATGA GTATCTATTGGAATTCGATGACGATGAAGAAGACGGAGCTTTGCCGCAAAGGACGGTACCGTTTCACAAGGTGGTTCCATTGCCAGATGGGCATAGGCAATGA
- the LOC108463351 gene encoding GDSL esterase/lipase At5g14450-like has translation MEFWGVLISGVLVSWWVLSVNGANLPPCQFPAIYNFGDSNSDTGGISAAFEPIRAPYGVPYFHKPSGRDSDGRLIIDFIAERLKLPYLHAYLNSLGANFRHGANFATGGSTIRRPNETIYEYGISPFGLDMQIIQFEQFKARATEMYNQAKDPSEKDKLPRPEDFTKALYTFDIGQNDLSVGFRKLSFDQLRAAIPDIINQLASAVHHLYEQGGRSFWIHNTGPIGCLPVNFFYILNPEPGYVDQYGCVKKQNEMAMEFNRQLKDRVIKLRTELPEASVTLVDVYTAKIAMIGNAKNLGMADPLKPCCGYHVNYDHVWCGNKAIINKTEVFGVSCKNPSMFVSWDGVHYTQAANQYVADRTLNGSLSDPAIPVTLACHKQ, from the exons ATGGAGTTTTGGGGAGTTTTAATTTCTGGGGTTTTAGTTTCTTGGTGGGTTTTGAGTGTAAATGGTGCTAATTTACCACCATGTCAATTCCCTGCTATTTACAACTTTGGTGACTCAAACTCAGACACTGGTGGGATTTCAGCTGCTTTTGAACCCATTAGAGCTCCATATGGTGTGCCCTATTTTCACAAACCATCTGGTAGAGACTCTGATGGTCGCCTCATCATTGACTTCATAG CTGAGAGACTTAAGTTGCCATATCTTCATGCATATTTGAATTCCTTGGGAGCAAATTTCAGGCATGGAGCAAATTTTGCTACTGGTGGATCAACCATAAGAAGACCGAATGAAACCATTTATGAATATGGGATAAGTCCATTTGGTTTAGATATGCAGATTATACAATTTGAACAGTTCAAGGCAAGGGCTACTGAAATGTATAATCAAG CTAAAGATCCTTCTGAAAAAGATAAACTTCCAAGACCTGAGGACTTTACAAAGGCGCTTTACACCTTTGACATTGGCCAAAATGATCTTTCTGTTGGGTTTAGGAAATTGAGCTTTGATCAACTGCGTGCTGCCATCCCAGATATCATAAACCAGTTAGCATCAGCTGTCCAT CATCTGTATGAGCAAGGAGGGAGGAGTTTCTGGATACACAACACGGGTCCGATCGGTTGCTTGCCGGTTAACTTTTTCTACATCCTTAATCCCGAGCCTGGTTATGTTGATCAGTACGGTTGTGTCAAGAAACAAAATGAAATGGCCATGGAATTCAATAGACAGCTTAAGGACAGAGTAATCAAGTTAAGAACCGAGCTCCCAGAAGCTTCGGTTACTCTTGTAGACGTCTATACCGCTAAGATTGCAATGATTGGCAATGCTAAGAATCTAg GAATGGCGGATCCATTAAAGCCCTGTTGCGGATATCACGTGAACTACGATCACGTATGGTGTGGGAACAAAGCAATCATCAACAAAACCGAAGTATTTGGAGTTTCGTGCAAAAACCCGTCTATGTTTGTAAGCTGGGATGGAGTTCATTACACTCAGGCTGCAAATCAATATGTTGCAGATCGTACACTCAATGGCTCGTTATCAGACCCTGCAATTCCTGTTACTCTAGCATGTCATAAGCAGTAA
- the LOC108485172 gene encoding transcription initiation factor TFIID subunit 13-like, with the protein MINPSTGPSSKAKVESSQPSETSFKRKRGVFQKDFQQMMYGFGDDPNPLPETVTLVEEIVVEYVTDLAHKAQDIGSKRGKLSVEDFLFLFRKDLPKLNRCTELLSMQEELKQARKAFEVDEEKLATLE; encoded by the exons ATGATTAACCCATCAACAGGGCCCTCTTCGAAAGCAAAAGTTGAGTCTTCACAACCTTCAGAAACTTCTTTCAAGCGCAAAAGAGGAGTTTTTCAGAAAGATT TTCAGCAGATGATGTATGGTTTTGGAGATGATCCCAAT CCACTTCCCGAGACTGTGACCCTTGTCGAAGAAATTGTCGTGGAGTATGTAACAGATCTG GCACATAAAGCTCAAGATATCGGATCAAAGAGAGGAAAGTTATCGGTTGAGGATTTTCTGTTTCTATTTCGCAAG GACTTGCCGAAACTAAATCGGTGTACGGAATTGCTGTCAATGCAAGAGGAACTGAAGCAAGCAAGGAAGGCATTTGAGGTTGATGAAGAGAAGCTAGCAACATTAGAGTAG
- the LOC108474546 gene encoding proteasome subunit beta type-7-A-like — translation MSKSVIEMPPKGGFSFDLCKRNEMLSKKGVNPPSFRKTGTTIVGLIFQDGVILGADTRATEGPIVCDKNCEKIHYMAPNIYCCGAGTAADTEAVTDMVSSQLQLHRYHTGRESRVVTALTLLKRHLFNYQGYVSAALVLGGVDVTGPHLHTIYPHGSTDTLPFATMGSGSLAAMAVFESKYREGLTRNKGIELVTEAICSGIFNDLGSGSNVDICVITKGGKEYLRNHLQPNPRTYTSSKGYSFPKKTEVLLTKIIPLKEKVEIIEGGDAMEE, via the exons aTGTCGAAATCGGTGATTGAAATGCCTCCAAAGGGTGGGTTTAGCTTCGATCTTTGTAAAAGAAACGAGATGCTTTCAAAGAAAGGCGTTAATCCGCCGTCATTTCGTAAAACGGGTACCACAATTGTCGGCTTGATCTTCCAG GATGGTGTAATTCTTGGAGCAGACACTAGAGCAACTGAAGGACCTATAGTTTGCGataaaaattgtgaaaaaattCATTACATGGCCCCGAACATTTACTGTTGTGGAGCTGGAACTGCTGCTGACACAGAGGCAGTAACTG ACATGGTCAGTTCACAGCTCCAGTTACACCGCTATCATACTGGTAGAGAGTCCAGGGTTGTGACAGCATTGACCCTTCTCAAGAGACACCTTTTCAA CTACCAAGGCTATGTTTCTGCTGCTTTGGTACTAGGTGGTGTAGATGTCACTGGGCCTCATTTGCATACT ATATATCCCCATGGGTCAACTGACACATTGCCATTTGCTACAATGGGTTCTGGTTCCCTGGCAGCAATGGCTGTATTTGAATCAAAATACAGGGAAGGCCTTACT AGAAACAAAGGAATAGAACTTGTCACTGAGGCTATATGCTCTGGTATCTTCAATGACCTCGGTAGTGGAAgcaatgttgatatttgtgtaaTAACTAAG GGTGGCAAAGAATACTTGAGGAACCATTTACAACCTAATCCTCGAACTTACACCAGCTCCAAAGGCTATTCTTTTCCCAAGAAGACAG AGGTCCTCTTGACAAAAATCATACCGCTTAAGGAGAAAGTGGAGATCATCGAAGGAGGCGACGCCATGGAAGAATGA
- the LOC108466856 gene encoding pre-rRNA-processing protein ESF2, translating to MTEEENREFDVDVDDNDDDGFEDENNIPKSQNKKRKKKKLLKEGGDADNRGVCYLSRVPPHMDHVKLRQLLSQYGEILRIYLTPSGHQPQVKGKRPRPSKVQEQEFSEGWVEFARKGIAKRVANMLNGEQIGGRKRSSFYYDIWNIKYLSKFKWDDLTEEIAYKSAIREQKLALEISAAKREHDFYLSKVDQSRKLSSIEERMKKKQKVQEESGMNSELPVSQNKVIRQFPQKKSVVVDTSQGKPRLSKDVLAGIFSRV from the exons ATGACTGAAGAAGAAAACCGAGAGTTTGATGTTGATGTtgatgataatgatgatgatggCTTTGAAGATGAAAATAATATACCCAAAAGCCAGaataagaagaggaaaaagaagaaattgttgaaggaAGGTGGTGATGCTGATAATCGTGGGGTTTGTTATTTAAGCAGAGTTCCACCACATATGGATCATGTTAAACTACGCCAATTGCTTTCTCAGTATGGTGAAATTCTTAGGATTTATCTCACTCCTTCCG GCCATCAACCCCAAGTAAAAGGTAAACGCCCTAGACCTTCTAAAGTTCAAGAACAAGAATTTTCTGAAGG gTGGGTTGAATTTGCTAGAAAAGGGATTGCAAAGAGGGTTGCTAATATGTTAAACGGTGAACAAATTG GTGGGAGGAAGAGGTCATCGTTCTATTATGACATTTGGAATATCAAATACTTGAGTAAATTCAAATGGGATGATCTTACTGAAGAAATTG CTTACAAGAGTGCAATTAGGGAGCAGAAGTTGGCTTTAGAAATCTCTGCTGCCAAGAGGGAGCATGATTTCTATCTTTCGAAGGTTGACCAATCTCGTAAGCTAAGTTCAATTGAAGAGCGAATGAAGAAG AAGCAAAAGGTGCAAGAGGAGTCTGGAATGAACTCTGAGCTGCCGGTTAGCCAGAATAAGGTGATCCGCCAATTTCCACAGAAAAAATCAGTTGTAGTCGATACATCTCAAGGCAAACCGAGACTCTCTAAAGATGTTCTTGCAGGG ATATTTTCTCGGGTTTAG